A window of the Oikeobacillus pervagus genome harbors these coding sequences:
- a CDS encoding YheC/YheD family protein, with protein MNQYQILSSDPYICHHLVETNLFSKSSLFSCLQKYTSVTLKPAFGKGDITIHAVKDHFQIIAPHDDTMVRNKELLYQYLIQNKLKQKYYIIQPSSSCQTFGKSPHHYYMTVHRNTPETKWNYLFKTKKNHHNDPISQKVLQQMNELVIQVATKLGKAFSKCNTIVIEIIVDSNDHIWISDSILHFPISKWSQYHTLSTNQSLAPYIPKTDLLTKETMKEFLKEFHQIIIKPCVGQHGKGIIEITRKDQRNYEIHFERRKFSNPSFEATYHYIKETYLSQKYYIIQQKLHLTSIQGCPIDIRVITQKNESSWEVTGKLVKVAARGYFITNAAQKLIPLAEALATHSISQAEIEQLESEIKHISLLAATQLEAGKPHIQIIGFDIGLTDRKKIWIIEGNYIPDISMFFQLKDKTIYWKIIKGA; from the coding sequence CGTCAGTGACTTTAAAACCGGCTTTTGGTAAAGGGGATATCACGATCCATGCTGTGAAAGATCATTTTCAAATTATTGCCCCTCATGATGATACAATGGTACGTAATAAGGAACTACTTTATCAATATTTAATACAAAATAAACTGAAACAAAAATACTACATTATCCAACCAAGTTCTTCTTGTCAGACATTTGGAAAATCTCCTCACCATTATTATATGACGGTCCATCGAAATACACCTGAAACGAAATGGAACTACTTGTTCAAAACTAAGAAGAATCATCACAATGATCCCATCTCTCAAAAGGTCCTTCAACAAATGAATGAATTGGTCATTCAAGTAGCCACTAAACTTGGCAAAGCCTTTTCGAAATGTAATACGATCGTGATTGAAATAATTGTAGACTCAAATGATCACATTTGGATTTCTGACTCAATCCTCCACTTTCCCATTAGCAAATGGAGCCAATATCACACCTTATCAACTAATCAATCCCTTGCACCCTATATTCCAAAAACAGATCTATTGACAAAAGAAACAATGAAAGAATTTTTAAAAGAGTTTCATCAAATTATTATCAAACCTTGTGTTGGTCAACATGGGAAGGGAATTATAGAAATTACGAGAAAAGATCAAAGAAATTATGAGATTCATTTCGAAAGAAGAAAATTTTCGAACCCAAGCTTTGAAGCAACTTATCATTATATTAAAGAAACCTATCTATCTCAAAAATATTATATTATTCAGCAAAAATTACACCTGACATCTATACAAGGCTGCCCCATAGACATAAGGGTTATCACCCAAAAAAATGAATCATCATGGGAGGTAACAGGTAAGCTTGTAAAAGTAGCGGCTAGAGGCTATTTTATTACAAATGCAGCACAAAAATTAATTCCATTGGCCGAAGCCCTCGCTACACATTCCATTTCACAAGCGGAAATCGAACAACTTGAATCGGAAATCAAGCATATAAGTCTTTTAGCTGCTACTCAACTAGAAGCTGGTAAACCGCATATCCAAATTATTGGTTTTGACATCGGTCTCACCGATCGAAAGAAAATTTGGATTATTGAAGGAAATTATATCCCGGATATCTCGATGTTCTTTCAACTGAAAGATAAAACCATCTATTGGAAAATCATTAAAGGCGCATAG
- a CDS encoding class I SAM-dependent methyltransferase translates to MFITTAGRTDEMMIKETKRIANELNIPYVKRKKSSLHELQQINVDDCMVVGKERIELYFCKKDKPFFFHPNSASFRIKRLLQGEHDPFLKATQLKHGMSLLDCTLGLASDSIVASYIVGSSGKVVGIEGNPYLAYLVRRGLSSWNSSMCEMNMAMKNITVIHSYFEDYLRSLNDCSFDCVYFDPMFDQAILQSDGIARLRDWAIYTELTESVIKEAKRVAKHRIVIKEHFRSEQFERFGFERMARKTSKFHFGFIEL, encoded by the coding sequence ATGTTTATTACGACAGCTGGACGAACAGATGAAATGATGATAAAAGAAACGAAAAGGATAGCAAATGAACTCAATATCCCATATGTCAAAAGAAAGAAAAGTTCTCTACATGAGCTGCAACAAATCAATGTTGATGATTGTATGGTGGTAGGAAAGGAAAGAATAGAACTATATTTTTGTAAGAAAGACAAACCTTTCTTTTTTCACCCTAATTCCGCTTCTTTTCGGATCAAACGATTGTTACAAGGGGAACATGATCCATTTTTAAAGGCGACACAACTAAAGCATGGAATGTCTTTATTAGACTGCACATTAGGACTTGCTTCCGATAGTATTGTAGCAAGTTACATAGTAGGATCGTCGGGAAAAGTAGTGGGGATTGAAGGAAATCCATACTTAGCCTATCTTGTTCGTAGAGGTTTATCCAGTTGGAATTCTTCAATGTGTGAAATGAATATGGCGATGAAAAATATTACCGTCATTCATTCTTACTTTGAGGATTATTTACGATCTTTAAATGACTGTTCTTTTGATTGCGTTTATTTTGATCCGATGTTTGATCAGGCGATTTTACAATCAGATGGGATCGCCCGATTAAGAGATTGGGCGATTTATACAGAGTTAACCGAATCAGTCATCAAGGAAGCAAAAAGGGTGGCAAAACATCGGATTGTAATAAAAGAACATTTTCGATCGGAGCAATTTGAGCGATTCGGTTTTGAAAGAATGGCTCGGAAGACTTCTAAATTCCATTTTGGATTTATCGAACTATAA
- a CDS encoding YheC/YheD family protein → MHCLGKWNQYEILKRQPLLLKHLPETTLYSQENLINFLYRHYFIYVKHDTSGQGRGIFKVSKRDDSHFHITGYSLYGKVVDKIVETTEEFHQILHPFIQFGRLSGQYIIQEGIESITKDKLPFSLRVHIQYLDGNWIIGGIYGKISTTSTIKNGIVNSHQGAQIITIDKLLSLHPAINHIQKDEILDSLGKTAKLVAKEVAMHSPCREYGMDFGIDTSGKPIFFEVNTTPGIKGFAKIENKSLWKRIVNIRKKQNEDSSRRT, encoded by the coding sequence TTGCATTGTTTAGGAAAATGGAACCAATATGAAATATTAAAGCGGCAACCCCTTCTCCTTAAACATCTCCCGGAAACGACTTTATATAGTCAAGAAAATTTAATTAATTTTCTTTATCGGCATTATTTTATCTATGTTAAACATGATACGTCTGGCCAAGGAAGGGGCATTTTTAAAGTATCCAAAAGGGATGATAGCCATTTTCATATCACCGGTTACTCCCTCTATGGGAAAGTGGTAGATAAAATAGTAGAAACAACAGAAGAATTCCATCAAATTTTACACCCTTTTATTCAATTTGGGAGATTAAGCGGACAATATATTATTCAGGAAGGGATCGAAAGTATTACGAAAGATAAATTACCTTTTAGCCTTCGAGTTCATATTCAATACTTGGATGGAAATTGGATCATTGGCGGAATTTATGGAAAAATCTCTACAACCAGCACAATCAAAAACGGGATTGTCAATTCACATCAAGGTGCTCAAATTATAACCATAGACAAATTATTATCACTACATCCCGCTATCAATCATATTCAAAAAGATGAAATACTGGATTCTTTAGGAAAAACGGCAAAATTAGTGGCTAAAGAGGTTGCTATGCATTCTCCTTGCAGAGAGTATGGAATGGATTTTGGTATTGATACCAGTGGTAAACCGATTTTCTTTGAAGTAAACACCACTCCAGGGATTAAAGGGTTCGCAAAAATAGAGAATAAGTCCTTATGGAAACGAATTGTTAATATACGAAAAAAGCAAAATGAGGATTCATCTCGTCGAACTTAA
- a CDS encoding anthrax toxin lethal factor-related metalloendopeptidase — protein MRCIMIIVLILVLLTTPYWQSTNALDQGILLKDTSHHHSIKLRSDQILGRMVLLPLDHYDVKEAMHIISRIDQLPPSLLKKVDRSGIKIQLFTGKLTDHPTVSDLKGQTPRGYHNKQTTWDQVPGIGGSKLVLVKIGSSERGKGHGSINLELHELAHSIDRYIYNDPYWDLKFLTIWKKEVHKIFPHDSYFHKYPEEYFAEVFAMYYVDETARNELKSLAPETFHYILTLQST, from the coding sequence ATGCGGTGCATCATGATCATTGTACTCATTTTAGTATTGCTTACAACTCCATATTGGCAGTCAACGAATGCTTTAGACCAAGGAATCCTCTTAAAAGATACATCCCATCATCATTCTATTAAACTACGTTCAGATCAAATCCTTGGTAGAATGGTTTTATTACCATTGGATCATTATGATGTAAAAGAAGCCATGCACATCATTTCTAGAATCGATCAATTGCCCCCATCCTTACTAAAAAAAGTGGATAGATCTGGTATTAAGATTCAATTATTCACGGGAAAATTAACGGATCACCCGACCGTCTCTGATTTAAAAGGGCAAACACCTAGGGGATATCATAATAAACAAACGACCTGGGACCAAGTGCCTGGGATAGGGGGATCGAAATTAGTGTTAGTAAAGATTGGGTCGAGTGAAAGAGGAAAAGGGCATGGTTCGATCAATTTAGAGTTACATGAATTAGCCCATTCCATTGATCGTTATATTTACAATGATCCGTATTGGGATTTGAAGTTTTTGACGATATGGAAAAAGGAAGTTCATAAAATTTTCCCCCATGATTCCTATTTTCACAAATACCCAGAGGAATATTTTGCTGAAGTCTTTGCCATGTATTATGTTGATGAGACAGCAAGAAACGAATTAAAGAGTTTAGCACCTGAAACGTTCCATTATATTTTGACTCTACAATCCACTTAA
- a CDS encoding TerC family protein yields the protein MIDGFQGILHTYAQFFDWNMWAKVLTDPVSWGSIGTLVILEGLLSADNALVLAVMVRHLPGTHRRKALFYGLIGAYAFRFIAIGLGVYLIKIWWVKVIGAAYLAWLSIHYFMEKRKGAEVDQEIKGVNQQGILIRLFGPFWGTVVAVELMDVAFSVDSILAAFGVSEEIWVLLIGGMLGVLMMRGVAGLFLRLIDRIPELETTAYIIIAFISVKMLLSVFHIEIEHTYFFSFIIFSFVITFIIHFFRKSK from the coding sequence ATGATAGATGGATTTCAAGGAATTTTACATACTTATGCGCAATTTTTTGATTGGAATATGTGGGCAAAAGTTTTGACAGACCCTGTTAGTTGGGGGAGTATCGGAACTCTTGTCATACTGGAGGGGTTACTTTCAGCTGATAATGCCCTAGTACTTGCTGTCATGGTGAGACATCTTCCGGGAACTCACAGACGAAAGGCACTTTTTTATGGCTTAATCGGAGCCTATGCATTTCGGTTTATTGCCATAGGATTAGGAGTTTATTTAATCAAAATATGGTGGGTGAAAGTAATCGGTGCAGCTTATTTAGCTTGGTTATCCATCCATTATTTTATGGAAAAGAGAAAAGGGGCCGAAGTAGATCAAGAAATAAAAGGTGTGAATCAACAAGGGATTCTCATACGGTTGTTTGGTCCTTTTTGGGGAACAGTTGTAGCCGTTGAACTAATGGACGTTGCCTTTTCCGTCGACAGTATTTTGGCAGCATTCGGGGTCAGTGAAGAAATTTGGGTATTATTGATTGGGGGAATGCTCGGTGTGCTCATGATGCGCGGAGTAGCTGGACTATTTCTTCGCTTGATTGATCGGATCCCAGAACTTGAAACAACAGCATATATCATTATTGCCTTTATATCTGTGAAAATGTTATTAAGTGTCTTTCATATTGAAATTGAACATACGTACTTTTTTAGTTTTATTATCTTCTCATTTGTCATTACATTCATTATTCATTTCTTCCGAAAATCTAAATAA
- a CDS encoding UDP-N-acetylmuramoyl-tripeptide--D-alanyl-D-alanine ligase, with amino-acid sequence MQPILVKEIQKLLQGKLICGLETWKVRDVIYYNRHELKKRHTLIFVNRSDTINWQEINKKGPVLVLSDQPTEELKKALSNTTVIQVENLVQAYWKFIEYYRGLFKIPVTTITGTCGKTTTKDMIKHILSKDRKVQASESSKNEPRRSLPYLIGIDHQTEAAVFEHGLGNIGNIKHQCLIYQPTIGIITNIGVHHLDGCKNLNGYIKAKAEIVDGIKKDGTLILNADDEHTKKISLHSFQGKVIYFGVNMKAHFRASNIQFSNNGMDFLLHSNRKTYHAFVPGYGEHQVYNALAAIAAVTEMGLDPTEAIRRLATFQTMSRHLEFSKGLGGSTIIDDTWTNNPTSVEAALKVLDFIGKDKNIILILGDINRLGQYEKKYHREIGKMVAKRKIHTLITIGKKAKDIADQAKQDGTTAQVHIFDDVHGVGKQLEPILDENAILLIKGPMSSHSMIEFANHLKLK; translated from the coding sequence TTGCAACCCATATTAGTAAAAGAAATTCAAAAATTACTTCAGGGAAAATTAATTTGTGGATTAGAAACGTGGAAAGTGAGAGATGTCATCTATTATAATCGGCATGAGTTAAAGAAAAGACATACATTGATATTTGTAAATAGAAGCGACACCATCAACTGGCAGGAAATTAATAAAAAGGGACCAGTTCTTGTCCTATCTGACCAGCCCACCGAAGAGTTAAAAAAGGCATTATCGAACACAACGGTCATCCAAGTTGAAAATCTAGTCCAGGCCTATTGGAAATTTATTGAATACTACCGAGGTCTCTTTAAAATCCCTGTTACAACGATTACAGGGACATGTGGAAAAACAACGACAAAAGATATGATCAAACATATTTTAAGTAAGGACCGAAAAGTACAAGCCTCTGAAAGTAGCAAAAATGAGCCACGAAGATCTTTACCGTATTTAATAGGAATTGATCATCAAACAGAGGCAGCTGTATTTGAACATGGTTTGGGAAATATCGGGAATATTAAACATCAATGTTTAATTTATCAACCGACAATTGGAATCATCACAAATATTGGTGTTCATCATTTAGATGGTTGTAAAAACTTAAATGGATATATAAAAGCAAAAGCTGAAATCGTCGATGGAATCAAAAAAGACGGAACATTGATCTTAAATGCTGATGATGAACATACCAAGAAAATCTCTTTACATTCATTCCAAGGAAAAGTAATTTATTTCGGAGTGAACATGAAGGCCCATTTCCGCGCCTCCAATATTCAGTTTTCAAACAACGGGATGGATTTTCTCCTTCATTCCAATCGAAAAACATATCATGCATTTGTTCCTGGCTATGGTGAACACCAAGTTTATAACGCACTCGCTGCGATAGCTGCAGTAACTGAAATGGGATTGGATCCTACAGAAGCGATCCGTCGTCTTGCAACATTTCAAACGATGTCAAGACATTTAGAGTTTTCTAAAGGATTAGGTGGTAGTACGATCATCGACGATACTTGGACGAATAACCCTACAAGTGTTGAAGCTGCATTGAAAGTTCTTGATTTCATTGGAAAGGATAAAAACATCATACTCATCTTGGGAGATATTAATCGATTAGGCCAATATGAAAAAAAATATCATCGAGAAATTGGAAAAATGGTAGCAAAGAGAAAGATCCATACTCTCATCACCATTGGCAAGAAAGCGAAGGATATTGCCGATCAAGCAAAGCAAGACGGCACGACAGCGCAAGTTCATATTTTCGATGATGTTCATGGAGTGGGAAAACAACTAGAGCCTATTCTTGATGAAAATGCTATTTTACTTATAAAAGGTCCGATGTCAAGCCACTCTATGATCGAATTTGCTAATCATTTAAAATTAAAATAA
- a CDS encoding C40 family peptidase → MKKKIITTTLAVALGLGVSPSLQPVQKASAQTVHQNNQSAVEAKADELIQLGKSLIGKAEYSTKEYKPTYPYKFSCATFIMYIFEKSGVDLATYNENYMMKQGTYVPRNQLQKGDLVFFDSNKSDNEPSDHVAMYIGDNKVIQMADPKQKIVITDMNSKPYYKENYLTARRVLPSLLPSNPATLEDQIIEDSYNLKDKVTMGTVNNESSKKFTGPGFVNYIYKTNGVQLGTTNIKEQMKLGTTVSRSQLKKGDLVFFNSEKGSKIPSIVAIYAGEQRLIIPNSNGINTRVLLVDYYDQHYITAKRVISKKEIPAKKPVLNTNKADQIVNFASNLIGKAKFGYTYNEKALTFTSAGFTYYVYQNHGIHLQSKMASQQAKVGQVIQKSNLKKGDLLFFSTNHQGKKITQTGIYLGNSQFISLFTNGKVEKESLNSTWAKKNYVTAKRVL, encoded by the coding sequence ATGAAGAAGAAAATCATTACAACTACATTAGCAGTTGCCCTAGGTTTAGGTGTCTCTCCTTCTTTACAACCTGTACAGAAGGCATCGGCACAAACGGTTCATCAGAATAATCAATCTGCTGTAGAAGCAAAAGCCGATGAATTAATTCAATTAGGGAAAAGTTTAATCGGTAAGGCAGAATATAGTACGAAAGAGTACAAGCCCACTTACCCTTACAAATTTTCATGTGCCACATTTATTATGTATATATTTGAAAAAAGCGGAGTCGATTTAGCTACCTATAACGAAAATTATATGATGAAGCAGGGGACTTATGTTCCAAGAAATCAATTGCAAAAAGGGGATCTTGTTTTCTTTGATAGTAATAAGTCTGATAATGAACCTTCCGATCATGTCGCCATGTATATTGGCGACAATAAAGTAATCCAAATGGCGGATCCAAAACAAAAAATTGTCATTACGGATATGAATAGTAAACCATATTATAAAGAAAACTATCTTACAGCTAGAAGAGTATTACCAAGCTTGCTTCCTTCCAATCCAGCAACATTAGAAGATCAGATTATTGAAGATTCGTATAATTTGAAGGACAAGGTAACAATGGGGACCGTAAATAACGAATCATCCAAAAAATTTACAGGTCCAGGTTTTGTAAACTATATTTATAAAACAAATGGAGTTCAATTAGGCACGACCAATATTAAAGAGCAAATGAAATTGGGGACAACCGTTTCACGGAGTCAGTTAAAAAAGGGAGATCTAGTTTTCTTCAATAGTGAAAAAGGTTCTAAAATCCCTTCTATTGTAGCTATTTATGCAGGGGAACAACGATTGATTATTCCTAATTCAAATGGAATTAACACAAGAGTTCTTTTGGTAGATTATTATGATCAGCATTATATTACTGCAAAGCGAGTGATCTCAAAAAAGGAAATACCGGCTAAAAAGCCAGTATTGAATACGAATAAAGCGGATCAAATCGTGAACTTTGCTTCAAATTTAATTGGAAAGGCGAAGTTTGGATATACATATAATGAGAAGGCTTTAACGTTCACAAGTGCTGGATTTACATATTATGTGTATCAAAATCATGGAATTCATTTACAATCTAAAATGGCAAGTCAACAAGCAAAAGTAGGGCAAGTCATTCAAAAGTCGAATTTGAAAAAGGGAGATCTTCTTTTTTTCTCTACGAATCATCAAGGTAAAAAAATAACTCAAACAGGTATTTATCTCGGAAACAGCCAATTTATTAGTTTATTTACGAATGGAAAAGTAGAAAAAGAAAGTCTAAATTCGACATGGGCTAAGAAAAACTACGTAACCGCAAAACGTGTTCTTTAA